A genome region from Arthrobacter sp. SLBN-100 includes the following:
- a CDS encoding universal stress protein: MNKPIVVGVNGSGGSEAAMLWSLQRAARHKLSVIAVHALDDRWMSPEFTYQDVIRESGMQLLRQVQEDAAKKEPGVDVRIRLGEGSPASVLKDLSRDASMVVIGSHNRTWADGGPMTDRALQVVAASDCPVAVIPQDQGPAGRGVVVGVDGSEESLQAVALAAAEADREGDVLTAVLAFRRPSWWAQRGMPVRGLAEAIEEEDRIVLAESVAGLTDKYPDLVVRQRLENDEDPAKALVAAAADARLLVLGSRGRGGFSRLLLGSTAHAVLQRVPCPTVVTRLHAVKHQE; the protein is encoded by the coding sequence ATGAACAAGCCAATCGTCGTCGGAGTTAACGGGTCGGGCGGCAGCGAGGCAGCAATGCTGTGGTCGCTCCAGCGCGCTGCCCGGCACAAGCTTTCCGTCATTGCCGTGCACGCACTCGATGACCGGTGGATGTCGCCGGAGTTCACCTATCAGGACGTGATCAGGGAATCCGGCATGCAGCTGCTGCGGCAGGTCCAGGAGGATGCCGCCAAGAAGGAGCCTGGCGTTGACGTCAGGATCCGATTGGGGGAAGGGAGCCCGGCCTCCGTGCTGAAGGACCTCTCACGGGATGCCTCGATGGTAGTCATTGGATCGCACAACCGGACCTGGGCTGATGGAGGACCCATGACGGACCGCGCACTGCAGGTGGTCGCGGCATCAGACTGCCCGGTGGCGGTCATTCCCCAGGACCAAGGACCGGCGGGCCGTGGAGTGGTGGTCGGGGTGGATGGCTCTGAGGAATCGCTCCAGGCGGTGGCGCTGGCGGCGGCCGAAGCAGACCGCGAGGGGGACGTGCTCACTGCCGTGCTGGCATTCCGCCGCCCGTCCTGGTGGGCTCAGCGGGGGATGCCCGTCAGAGGCCTGGCCGAGGCGATTGAGGAAGAGGACAGGATTGTCCTGGCAGAGTCAGTCGCCGGCCTAACGGACAAGTACCCGGACCTCGTAGTGCGTCAGCGGCTCGAGAATGACGAGGATCCGGCGAAGGCGCTGGTAGCGGCTGCAGCCGATGCGCGGTTGCTGGTTCTCGGCAGCCGCGGCCGCGGAGGCTTCAGCAGGCTCCTGCTGGGTTCCACCGCACACGCGGTCCTGCAGCGGGTACCGTGCCCCACCGTTGTGACCCGCTTACATGCCGTGAAGCACCAGGAATAG
- a CDS encoding adenosine deaminase, with translation MPHDPLTPLLLSGHAAVGYWTKQDLLQQTQEGPQAALWALPVPVRILHRQRSDGSWAYPGSTSRRRTDYDLLETYRQLGFLVSMFGLTRQHPAIARSADYVLSKQSPEGDIRGIYGNQFSPNYSAALLELLVRAGYGDDERVARGFSWLEDTQQDGGGWALAIRTRGRNLTALDEPETVQPDRSKPFSHFVTGTVLRAYAAHPGHRQSGTALSVSRLLTERIFEKDRYPDKNRATDWTEFCYPFWATDIVSALDAVSLINPHLRGEKINQAKAWLIMHQEPGGLFSGHLMRDRYHDLQLWFTLAVCRLFSRMPQP, from the coding sequence TTGCCCCACGATCCGCTGACGCCCCTGCTCCTCAGCGGCCACGCCGCCGTCGGCTACTGGACGAAACAGGACCTGCTGCAGCAAACCCAGGAGGGCCCGCAAGCTGCCCTGTGGGCGCTGCCGGTTCCCGTCCGGATCCTCCACCGCCAGCGGTCGGACGGATCCTGGGCCTATCCCGGCAGCACCTCCCGGCGCAGGACGGACTACGACCTGCTGGAGACCTACCGGCAGCTTGGCTTCCTGGTGAGCATGTTCGGTCTTACCCGCCAGCACCCTGCGATTGCTAGGTCGGCCGACTACGTTCTCTCCAAGCAGTCACCGGAGGGGGACATCCGCGGGATCTACGGAAACCAGTTCTCCCCCAACTACTCAGCCGCCCTGCTGGAGCTGTTGGTGAGGGCCGGGTACGGGGACGACGAGCGCGTCGCGAGGGGGTTCTCCTGGCTGGAGGACACACAGCAGGACGGCGGCGGATGGGCTCTTGCCATCCGGACCAGGGGCAGGAACCTGACTGCCTTGGACGAACCCGAAACCGTGCAGCCCGACCGGTCGAAACCATTTTCACATTTCGTCACCGGAACGGTGTTGCGGGCCTACGCCGCACATCCGGGCCACAGGCAAAGCGGGACGGCCCTTTCGGTGAGCAGGTTGCTCACCGAAAGGATATTCGAGAAGGACAGGTACCCGGACAAGAACCGGGCAACTGATTGGACCGAATTCTGCTACCCCTTTTGGGCCACCGATATCGTCTCCGCTCTGGACGCGGTCAGCTTGATAAACCCACATCTGCGCGGTGAGAAGATCAACCAGGCCAAGGCGTGGCTGATCATGCACCAGGAGCCCGGCGGATTGTTCAGCGGGCATCTGATGCGGGACCGCTATCACGACTTACAGCTGTGGTTCACCCTGGCGGTATGCCGGCTGTTCAGCCGGATGCCCCAGCCCTGA
- a CDS encoding polysaccharide deacetylase family protein, with protein MTSALSGNGRRRVVAVVVALALVALAVALAVVTSLRPGSQPSSAPPTGTLPGQVTDSPSPSPSAPTSPSAPATGTETETETPEAGQTPVQPPVTVPPIPQPVPPEPVPPETAAPPAPAPFPPSLRGQDLTVIPGAGRVVALTFDAGANSAGLPKILSTLSARGVAGTFFLTGNWAATNPGAVGQIVAAGHRVANHSMTHPGFTGLSNPLIDQQVLGAEQAILAAGGDPRPLFRFPYGERDARTIAEVNGLGYVAVRWTVDTLGWKGTSGGISTQTVTDRVIAGLQPGEIVLMHIGSNPDDSTTLDADALPQVMDRISAAGYGFVTLDALLGG; from the coding sequence GTGACGTCCGCATTGTCCGGCAACGGACGACGGCGCGTCGTCGCCGTCGTGGTGGCGCTCGCCCTCGTGGCACTCGCCGTCGCGCTCGCCGTGGTGACCTCGCTCCGCCCCGGCAGCCAGCCGTCGTCGGCTCCGCCGACCGGGACCTTGCCGGGGCAGGTCACGGATTCCCCCAGCCCATCGCCCTCAGCGCCAACCTCCCCTTCCGCGCCTGCGACTGGTACTGAGACTGAGACTGAGACTCCGGAGGCGGGCCAGACCCCGGTCCAGCCGCCGGTAACCGTCCCGCCCATCCCCCAACCAGTACCGCCCGAACCAGTACCGCCGGAAACAGCGGCTCCGCCGGCACCGGCGCCCTTCCCGCCGTCGCTCCGTGGCCAGGACCTGACAGTCATCCCGGGGGCCGGGCGTGTGGTGGCGCTGACCTTCGATGCCGGCGCAAATTCCGCAGGCCTTCCGAAGATCCTGTCAACCCTGTCCGCGAGGGGTGTTGCCGGCACGTTCTTCCTGACCGGCAACTGGGCCGCCACGAATCCTGGAGCGGTGGGGCAGATCGTCGCGGCCGGCCATCGCGTGGCCAACCATTCCATGACCCACCCCGGCTTCACGGGCCTCTCCAATCCGCTGATTGACCAGCAGGTCCTGGGAGCTGAGCAGGCCATCCTGGCGGCGGGCGGCGATCCCCGCCCGTTGTTCCGCTTCCCTTACGGCGAACGGGATGCGCGGACCATCGCGGAGGTGAACGGCCTGGGCTACGTCGCCGTCCGGTGGACCGTGGATACCCTGGGCTGGAAGGGCACGAGCGGCGGCATCAGCACGCAAACGGTCACGGACCGGGTCATTGCCGGCCTCCAGCCAGGCGAGATCGTCCTGATGCACATCGGATCCAACCCGGACGACAGCACCACCCTGGATGCCGACGCCCTGCCCCAAGTGATGGACCGCATCAGCGCCGCCGGGTACGGCTTCGTTACCCTCGATGCGCTCCTGGGCGGTTAG
- a CDS encoding glycosyltransferase family A protein yields the protein MAVPTVSVVIPCRNDASELETCLALLSQQSRPADEIIVVDNSSSDGTAAVCATAGVRRIAVDLPGIPATAAAGFDAAAGDIIARLDTDSRPPQDWLEHVEGILRTAGPLTVVTGPGDFYGGNILVRFAGRCLLRGGYFTVIGFLLGHPPAYGSNFALHRDVWAGIRMLVVRDNADVHDDFDISYRLRPEMAVVYDPTLRVGVSARPFASWSSFRRRVVMSLVTFRIEFAFEPPLKRRLERLRWRCRQRHQELT from the coding sequence ATGGCTGTTCCCACCGTCTCGGTTGTCATCCCCTGCCGCAATGACGCCTCGGAGCTGGAGACCTGCCTGGCCTTACTGTCCCAACAGAGCCGGCCGGCAGACGAGATCATCGTGGTGGACAACTCGAGCAGCGATGGCACCGCTGCCGTCTGTGCCACGGCCGGCGTCAGGCGGATAGCGGTGGACCTGCCAGGTATTCCGGCGACTGCCGCCGCCGGTTTTGATGCCGCGGCGGGGGACATCATCGCCCGGCTCGACACCGACTCCCGGCCGCCACAGGATTGGCTCGAGCACGTCGAGGGCATCCTTCGGACCGCGGGGCCGCTTACCGTTGTCACCGGGCCCGGTGATTTTTACGGCGGGAACATCCTGGTCCGCTTTGCTGGCCGATGCCTGTTGAGGGGCGGCTATTTCACCGTTATCGGCTTCCTGTTGGGCCATCCGCCGGCCTACGGTTCCAACTTCGCCCTGCATCGGGACGTCTGGGCGGGCATCCGCATGCTGGTGGTCCGGGACAATGCCGACGTCCATGATGACTTCGATATCTCCTACCGCCTGAGGCCGGAGATGGCGGTGGTCTACGATCCAACCTTGCGGGTTGGGGTGTCGGCTCGCCCGTTCGCCAGCTGGTCATCGTTTCGGCGCCGCGTCGTGATGTCGCTGGTGACGTTCCGCATCGAGTTTGCGTTTGAACCGCCGCTGAAGCGCCGCCTGGAGCGGTTGCGCTGGCGCTGCCGGCAACGGCACCAGGAATTAACTTAG
- a CDS encoding alpha/beta fold hydrolase, with protein MAVPDQGQYGIDPEDFGSARVDAAALQDAELGDVDWSVPPPGSVRRRIPVPSGHLAALTLGDPGNPCIVLVPGATGSKEDFSLMMPDLADAGYFVVSYDLAGQYESAAAGPENLVPPRRHYDYRLFVDDFLAVLQAVGAPAHVVGYSFAAIVVQLAYAERPELFRTLTLLSCPPESGQSFRGISRIGRFSSWVNGRIGAALLIWGIRRSFVIVPPGRLRFVNYRFRFTRRASIRDIYMLMKNVPDLRQVLAEATVPKFVAVGEHDLWPLQLHRLFAQAIAARIGVYRGGHSPCETSPHEFSRDLLALYAKADRAA; from the coding sequence ATGGCAGTTCCGGATCAAGGGCAGTACGGGATCGACCCTGAGGATTTCGGCTCCGCGCGGGTGGATGCCGCCGCCCTCCAGGACGCCGAACTGGGTGACGTCGACTGGTCCGTGCCGCCCCCCGGCTCGGTACGCCGGCGCATCCCTGTTCCCAGCGGTCACCTCGCGGCGCTGACCCTCGGAGATCCCGGCAATCCGTGCATCGTGCTGGTACCCGGAGCCACGGGTTCCAAAGAAGATTTCTCGCTCATGATGCCCGACCTCGCCGACGCCGGCTACTTTGTGGTGAGCTACGACTTGGCAGGCCAGTATGAGTCGGCGGCAGCGGGCCCGGAGAACCTGGTACCGCCGAGGCGGCATTATGACTACCGGCTTTTCGTGGATGACTTCCTGGCAGTCCTGCAGGCCGTTGGCGCGCCCGCCCATGTTGTGGGCTACTCCTTCGCCGCAATAGTTGTCCAGCTCGCCTACGCGGAGCGCCCGGAGCTGTTCAGGACCCTCACCCTCCTGAGTTGCCCGCCCGAGTCCGGCCAGAGCTTCAGGGGTATCAGCCGGATCGGCCGGTTCAGCAGCTGGGTGAATGGCAGGATCGGTGCCGCACTGCTGATCTGGGGCATCCGCCGCAGCTTCGTGATCGTACCGCCAGGAAGGCTCCGGTTCGTCAATTACCGGTTCCGCTTCACCCGCCGCGCCTCGATCCGGGACATCTACATGCTCATGAAGAACGTTCCGGATCTTCGGCAGGTGCTGGCGGAAGCGACCGTCCCAAAGTTCGTCGCGGTGGGCGAGCATGACCTGTGGCCACTGCAGCTTCATCGGCTCTTCGCCCAGGCGATCGCAGCCCGGATCGGGGTATACAGGGGCGGCCACAGCCCCTGCGAAACGTCGCCGCACGAGTTCAGCCGTGACCTCCTGGCGCTCTATGCCAAAGCCGACCGGGCGGCCTAA
- a CDS encoding alpha/beta hydrolase, with product MTAVAAPSGSAFSLARSARGVLRRVPVWSWRLLMLTVSSREQTRFNMDPVSEVTYTDDVDYFGDGLRAHRLDVLTPPATGPLGPAGAEELLPVYVYFHGGGWTSGDKAAVTKYCANQALGGMVVVNVNYRRAPRFHMGHLLEDANIALAWVGANIRKYGGDPERLVLGGDSAGGQIAALLTAASLRPELAAHYALQPALPGKHLKGLVQHCSAVDFSVFFDRGFVLSLNFIRMLLPSGLHPTERTQKPLPAPEAAERLKSAAGFMSPIEWLDDSHPPVFVTTSERDFFYQANLNFIERLQKHRIPVDALIYRWDSANTEHTWQQDYRYPESQEVYRRLHAFVRSAARASSAEAPH from the coding sequence ATGACCGCGGTGGCCGCCCCTTCCGGCAGCGCCTTCTCCCTGGCCCGCAGCGCCCGGGGAGTGTTGCGCCGGGTACCTGTGTGGTCGTGGCGTCTCCTGATGCTTACGGTGAGCTCACGGGAGCAGACGCGGTTCAACATGGATCCCGTCAGTGAGGTCACGTATACCGACGACGTCGACTACTTCGGCGACGGTCTCCGCGCCCACCGCCTCGACGTACTGACCCCGCCGGCCACAGGGCCTTTGGGGCCGGCGGGGGCTGAAGAGCTGCTGCCCGTCTATGTCTACTTCCACGGCGGAGGGTGGACGTCCGGGGACAAAGCGGCCGTGACCAAATACTGCGCGAACCAGGCGCTTGGGGGGATGGTGGTGGTAAACGTCAACTACCGCCGCGCTCCCCGCTTCCATATGGGCCATCTTCTCGAGGACGCGAATATTGCCCTCGCCTGGGTGGGCGCCAATATCCGGAAGTACGGAGGGGACCCCGAGCGGCTTGTCCTGGGAGGCGACTCCGCTGGCGGCCAGATCGCCGCCTTGCTCACCGCCGCGAGCCTGCGGCCCGAGCTTGCCGCGCATTACGCCCTACAACCAGCCCTTCCAGGAAAACACCTCAAAGGACTGGTCCAGCACTGCAGCGCCGTGGATTTTTCTGTATTCTTCGACCGCGGCTTTGTCCTCAGCCTGAACTTCATCCGCATGCTGCTGCCATCGGGTCTGCATCCGACGGAACGAACGCAAAAACCGCTGCCGGCACCGGAAGCAGCCGAGCGGCTGAAGTCTGCGGCCGGTTTTATGTCCCCCATCGAATGGCTGGACGACAGCCACCCGCCGGTGTTCGTCACCACTTCCGAGCGGGACTTCTTCTACCAGGCAAACCTGAACTTCATTGAACGGCTGCAGAAGCACCGCATACCGGTGGACGCCTTGATCTACCGGTGGGACAGTGCCAACACTGAACACACCTGGCAGCAGGATTACCGCTACCCGGAATCCCAGGAAGTCTACCGGCGCTTGCATGCCTTCGTAAGGAGCGCCGCCCGGGCTTCCTCCGCCGAGGCTCCGCACTGA
- a CDS encoding Hsp20/alpha crystallin family protein, whose translation MSDMLRWTPFNTPRWSSPFQSLLKSPLDFGDLMDRIFDAGNGPAPIRVEEFVDGKTLVVRAEMPGVDPDKDVEITIDDGYLRIRAERREKEEHKDKGRVRSEFRYGSFSRSIPLPEGVKEEDIKASYKDGMLEVRTPLPEEAAPPEAPKKLPVTRG comes from the coding sequence ATGTCAGACATGCTTAGATGGACGCCGTTCAACACACCCCGGTGGAGCTCCCCGTTCCAATCCCTTTTGAAGTCGCCCTTGGACTTTGGGGACCTCATGGACCGCATCTTCGACGCCGGGAACGGACCCGCCCCGATCCGGGTTGAGGAATTCGTCGACGGCAAGACCCTGGTGGTGAGGGCCGAGATGCCGGGCGTAGATCCGGACAAAGACGTGGAGATCACGATCGATGATGGATATCTGCGGATTCGGGCCGAACGCCGGGAAAAGGAAGAGCACAAGGACAAGGGCCGTGTCCGGTCCGAATTCCGTTACGGCTCCTTCAGCCGCAGCATCCCCCTTCCCGAAGGCGTGAAGGAAGAAGACATCAAAGCCTCCTACAAGGACGGGATGCTGGAAGTCCGGACGCCCCTGCCGGAGGAAGCTGCCCCGCCTGAGGCGCCGAAGAAGCTTCCGGTCACCCGCGGCTAA
- a CDS encoding GAF domain-containing sensor histidine kinase, with product MRQRSQVLFREFIDRADELVRPQEHMEGLLAAVVSLTEDLSLEAVLDHVVHSACELVGARYGALGVIGEGQLLSHFITVGIDEEGTRIIGELPTGHGVLGQLITEPKPLGLHDLGELITAAGFPANHPPVKTFLGVPIRLRTTVGNLYLTGKNDGQDFTAEDEALTVALAAAAGVAIQNARLFEESNRRRLWLEAGMEVTDALIGQTHPHETDSLDLVAERALRASDSVLALIAGPAGDGIVKSWTSVGAQSLPAGYRLPVSPVLTEVLETGLSQTVPDAAQLFDPEWGIKLGPVLVTALGHKGNRNGVLILARAAGGPGYGDVDLELSAVYGSRIGLALDLLEANRLREEHMLFSDRDRIARDLHDLVIQRLFAAGLSMQSLRRYTEDPVAHERIASVTGELDDTIRQLRDTVYSLQARGSAQELLSSRLLRTVQKAAWQAGFNPDMELTGPIDETVTEDVAMQLVPVLTESVSNAVRHSGADSISIRVTAHRDSVVLMVRDNGCGFENPGRMGGLDNMRQRAARVGGRCVISSSPGQGTFVTWTAPVAT from the coding sequence ATGCGCCAACGCAGCCAGGTCCTCTTCAGGGAATTCATTGACCGGGCAGATGAACTGGTCCGCCCCCAGGAGCACATGGAAGGACTGCTTGCCGCCGTCGTATCCCTGACCGAAGACCTAAGCCTCGAAGCGGTCCTGGACCACGTTGTGCACTCCGCGTGTGAACTCGTCGGAGCGCGCTATGGCGCGCTCGGCGTCATCGGCGAGGGGCAGCTATTAAGCCACTTCATCACTGTGGGGATAGACGAGGAGGGTACTCGGATCATTGGCGAACTACCCACCGGGCATGGTGTCCTTGGGCAGTTGATCACCGAACCCAAACCCTTGGGGCTGCATGACCTGGGTGAACTTATAACGGCCGCCGGGTTCCCGGCCAATCACCCGCCCGTGAAGACATTCCTGGGTGTGCCTATCCGACTCCGCACTACCGTGGGCAACCTGTACCTGACCGGGAAGAACGACGGGCAGGACTTTACCGCAGAGGACGAAGCGCTCACGGTTGCCCTGGCTGCAGCGGCAGGAGTGGCCATCCAGAACGCAAGATTATTCGAGGAAAGCAACCGCCGCCGTCTTTGGCTGGAAGCGGGAATGGAGGTCACCGACGCCCTGATCGGACAAACACACCCCCATGAGACAGACAGCCTGGACCTCGTTGCCGAGCGGGCACTGCGTGCCTCGGACTCGGTGCTGGCACTCATTGCGGGTCCGGCAGGGGACGGAATCGTCAAGTCCTGGACTTCTGTGGGCGCCCAGTCACTCCCGGCGGGATACCGGCTGCCGGTCTCCCCGGTACTCACCGAGGTCTTGGAAACGGGATTGTCCCAAACCGTGCCGGACGCAGCCCAACTGTTTGACCCGGAATGGGGTATTAAGCTGGGGCCTGTCCTCGTCACCGCCCTGGGCCACAAGGGAAACCGGAACGGCGTACTGATCCTGGCCCGGGCCGCCGGTGGACCAGGATACGGGGATGTCGACTTGGAACTGAGCGCCGTTTATGGATCACGAATAGGCCTGGCGTTGGACCTGCTCGAGGCAAACAGGCTGCGGGAGGAACACATGCTCTTCTCCGACCGTGACCGGATTGCACGCGACCTGCATGACCTGGTAATCCAGCGCCTGTTTGCTGCGGGACTGAGCATGCAGAGCCTGCGCCGCTACACCGAAGATCCCGTCGCTCACGAGCGGATTGCCAGCGTCACGGGGGAACTGGACGACACCATACGGCAACTGCGGGACACCGTGTACTCGCTGCAAGCGCGCGGGTCGGCGCAGGAACTCCTCAGCAGCCGGCTCCTGCGTACTGTGCAAAAAGCTGCCTGGCAAGCCGGGTTCAACCCGGACATGGAGCTCACAGGCCCCATCGATGAGACCGTGACCGAGGATGTCGCCATGCAATTGGTACCGGTGCTCACCGAAAGCGTCAGCAACGCTGTCAGGCACTCCGGCGCGGACTCAATAAGTATCCGCGTAACGGCGCACAGGGACAGCGTGGTCCTTATGGTGCGGGACAACGGCTGCGGTTTTGAGAACCCCGGACGGATGGGCGGACTGGACAACATGAGGCAGCGCGCCGCCAGGGTGGGCGGCCGGTGTGTCATTAGCAGTTCCCCCGGCCAAGGCACGTTCGTGACGTGGACGGCGCCCGTCGCGACCTGA
- a CDS encoding DUF3040 domain-containing protein, with the protein MALTEHEQHQLQLLAEQLQREDAHLAAKLCFDPTKPAASTGRTAAGGLMLLVGIVVLLTGVATHVAPLGILGFTIMGTGAYLLSLGVRGRIFRHRPEGPLAG; encoded by the coding sequence ATGGCACTCACGGAACACGAACAGCACCAGCTTCAGCTGCTCGCGGAACAACTGCAAAGAGAAGACGCTCACCTGGCTGCGAAACTTTGTTTCGATCCAACTAAGCCTGCCGCAAGCACCGGTCGCACGGCAGCGGGCGGCTTGATGCTGCTCGTCGGAATTGTCGTCCTGCTGACGGGGGTCGCCACGCATGTTGCGCCTCTTGGAATCCTCGGTTTCACGATCATGGGCACCGGTGCCTATCTGCTGTCGCTGGGCGTGCGAGGACGAATTTTCAGGCACCGGCCGGAGGGCCCGTTGGCCGGATGA
- a CDS encoding MBL fold metallo-hydrolase RNA specificity domain-containing protein, with the protein MKGASRTRLQFLGATDTVTGSRYLVESQERRVLVDCGLFQGYKRLRERNWLRFPVVPQSIDAVLLTHAHLDHTGYLPSLIRDGFSGPVYATSGTAELCTVLLPDSGYLQEEEARYAEYRGSSRHSPAKPLYTREDAFASLKHFRAHEFDHPIDLGGGMEATFLPAGHILGAAQIHLDVGGHSVHFTGDLGRSNDPLMQPPRGLEPAHVLVTESTYGNRAHPAGDPGTILADIVNRVAKKNGVVLIAAFAVGRAETLLLHLSRLRAEGRIAKIPVYLNSPMAIDATDMYRHHRKEHRLEQNEYEAMYKLPIMTRTADDSRLLDLRGGPMIIISASGMLTGGRILHHLESYGPDPRNAIVLSGYQAGGTRGAALAGGAKELRIYGQDVPIRAEVVQIEGFSAHADSDDIMKWLHAAPKAPRMTYITHGEPEASDALRLRINHELGWPARVPEYLESVNPANPR; encoded by the coding sequence ATGAAAGGCGCTTCCCGGACCAGGCTGCAGTTCCTCGGAGCTACAGACACAGTCACAGGATCCCGGTACCTGGTTGAGTCACAGGAGCGGCGCGTTCTGGTCGACTGCGGTTTGTTCCAGGGATACAAGCGGCTCCGCGAGCGCAACTGGCTCCGCTTTCCGGTAGTCCCACAATCCATTGACGCCGTCCTCCTGACGCATGCCCATCTGGACCATACAGGGTACCTTCCCAGCCTGATCCGCGACGGCTTCTCGGGTCCGGTCTATGCCACTTCGGGAACAGCAGAACTTTGCACTGTGCTGTTGCCGGACAGCGGCTACTTGCAGGAGGAGGAAGCGCGCTATGCCGAGTACCGGGGTTCTTCACGGCACAGCCCTGCCAAGCCCCTCTACACCAGGGAGGATGCCTTTGCTTCGCTCAAGCACTTTAGGGCCCATGAGTTTGACCATCCCATAGATCTGGGCGGCGGCATGGAGGCAACATTCCTGCCGGCAGGGCACATCCTCGGGGCGGCCCAAATTCATCTCGATGTCGGTGGCCATTCCGTCCACTTCACGGGTGACCTCGGCCGTTCAAACGACCCTTTGATGCAGCCGCCAAGGGGCTTGGAGCCTGCCCACGTCCTGGTAACGGAATCCACGTATGGTAATCGGGCCCATCCTGCTGGCGACCCAGGCACCATACTCGCGGACATCGTCAACCGCGTCGCCAAGAAGAACGGAGTGGTGCTGATTGCGGCTTTTGCAGTTGGCAGGGCCGAGACCCTCCTCCTTCACCTATCCAGGCTTCGGGCCGAAGGGCGTATCGCCAAAATACCCGTCTACCTCAATAGCCCCATGGCGATCGATGCTACCGATATGTACCGACACCACCGCAAAGAGCACCGGCTCGAGCAAAACGAATACGAAGCCATGTACAAGCTGCCCATTATGACCAGGACGGCTGATGACTCACGCCTCCTTGACCTCCGCGGCGGGCCCATGATCATCATTTCGGCAAGCGGGATGCTCACTGGTGGCCGTATCCTCCATCATCTCGAAAGCTACGGTCCGGATCCACGGAACGCGATCGTGCTGAGCGGCTACCAAGCCGGTGGAACCCGCGGGGCCGCCCTTGCCGGCGGCGCCAAGGAACTGCGCATTTACGGGCAGGATGTCCCAATCCGTGCCGAAGTAGTGCAGATCGAGGGATTCTCTGCCCATGCCGACTCTGACGACATCATGAAGTGGCTGCATGCCGCCCCAAAAGCACCTCGAATGACCTATATCACCCATGGTGAACCGGAAGCCTCGGACGCCCTGCGGCTGCGCATCAACCATGAACTCGGCTGGCCCGCCCGGGTGCCGGAGTACCTCGAGAGCGTCAACCCGGCGAACCCGCGTTAA
- a CDS encoding WS/DGAT domain-containing protein, producing MGIRIISMGVGEPDAVKRLDAIAARTAAQRGQPPYQPNGRFLQRWMVGIMFHQRLINLVVSNVVGPPVPAYFAGALVREAFQLSVLQGNLGIGVGVLSYAGQLHIDIVADIDSVPDAGTFSAGVSEALEQLGAITGKPRRGR from the coding sequence GTGGGCATCCGCATCATCTCCATGGGAGTGGGGGAACCCGACGCCGTTAAGCGGCTGGACGCAATCGCCGCGCGTACCGCCGCGCAGCGCGGGCAGCCGCCATACCAGCCCAACGGTCGCTTCCTGCAGCGCTGGATGGTCGGCATCATGTTCCACCAGCGGCTGATCAACCTCGTGGTCAGCAACGTCGTGGGGCCGCCGGTGCCGGCGTACTTCGCCGGAGCGTTAGTTCGCGAGGCGTTCCAGCTCAGTGTGCTGCAAGGCAACCTCGGAATCGGCGTCGGAGTGCTGTCATACGCCGGGCAGCTCCACATCGACATCGTGGCAGACATCGACTCCGTGCCTGACGCCGGGACGTTCAGCGCGGGAGTCTCCGAGGCTCTCGAACAGCTGGGGGCAATCACCGGAAAGCCGCGGCGGGGTAGATGA